One genomic region from Nostoc sphaeroides encodes:
- a CDS encoding RICIN domain-containing protein gives MIVSASATLPPIKEVTAQSSDNRLRTQFTGPNKCLDIINDGVNNKPIMAKCGNFSGQLWSIETAGSPGYYRLRTQFTGADKCLDIINDGINNKPVMAKCGKFSGQLWNLSIGL, from the coding sequence ATGATAGTTTCTGCCTCTGCCACTTTGCCCCCAATAAAAGAGGTAACTGCTCAGTCAAGTGATAATCGTTTACGAACACAGTTTACAGGGCCAAATAAGTGTTTAGATATTATCAACGATGGAGTAAACAACAAACCCATTATGGCTAAGTGCGGTAACTTCTCAGGACAGCTTTGGAGCATAGAAACTGCTGGTTCTCCTGGGTATTATCGTTTACGAACACAGTTTACAGGGGCAGATAAGTGTTTAGATATTATCAACGATGGAATAAACAACAAACCAGTTATGGCTAAGTGTGGTAAATTCTCAGGACAATTGTGGAATTTATCGATAGGTCTTTGA
- the rpoB gene encoding DNA-directed RNA polymerase subunit beta → MTKETYMEPAFLLPDLIEIQRSSFRWFLEEGLIEELNSFSPITDYTGKLELHFLGHNYKLKEPKYSVEEAKRRDSTYAVQMYVPTRLINKETGEIKEQEVFIGDLPLMTDRGTFIINGAERVIVNQIVRSPGVYYKSEIDKNGRRTYSASLIPNRGAWLKFETDRNDLVWVRIDKTRKLSAQVLLKALGLSDNEIFDALRHPEYFQKTIEKEGQFSEEEALMELYRKLRPGEPPTVLGGQQLLDSRFFDPKRYDLGRVGRYKLNKKLRLSVPDTMRVLTAGDILAAVDYLINLEYDIGNIDDIDHLGNRRVRSVGELLQNQVRVGLNRLERIIRERMTVSDAEVLTPASLVNPKPLVAAIKEFFGSSQLSQFMDQTNPLAELTHKRRLSALGPGGLTRERAGFAVRDIHPSHYGRICPIETPEGPNAGLIGSLATHARVNLYGFLETPFRPVENGRVRFDLPPAYMTADEEDDLRVAPGDIPVDETGHIIGPLVPVRYRQEFSTTTPEQVDYVAVSPVQIVSVATSMIPFLEHDDANRALMGSNMQRQAVPLLKPERPLVGTGLEAQGARDSGMVVVSRTDGDVTYVDATEIRVRPKPNTPEIKYTLSKYQRSNQDTCLNQKPLVRIGERVVAGQVLADGSSTEGGELALGQNIVVAYMPWEGYNYEDAILISERLVQDDVYTSIHIEKYEIEARQTKLGPEEITREIPNVGEDALRQLDEQGIIRIGAWVEAGDILVGKVTPKGESDQPPEEKLLRAIFGEKARDVRDNSLRVPNGEKGRVVDVRLFTREQGDELPPGANMVVRVYVAQKRKIQVGDKMAGRHGNKGIISRILPAEDMPYLPDGSPVDIVLNPLGVPSRMNVGQVFECLLGWAGQTLGVRFKITPFDEMYGEETSRRIVHGKLQEARDETGKDWVYNPDNPGKIMVYDGRTGEPFDRAITIGVAYMLKLVHLVDDKIHARSTGPYSLVTQQPLGGKAQQGGQRFGEMEVWALEAFGAAYTLQELLTVKSDDMQGRNEALNAIVKGKAIPRPGTPESFKVLMRELQSLGLDIAVHKVETQTDGSSLDVEVDLMADQSARRTPPRPTYESLSRESLDDDE, encoded by the coding sequence ATGACCAAAGAAACATACATGGAACCCGCCTTTCTGTTGCCCGACTTGATTGAAATCCAGCGCTCAAGCTTTCGCTGGTTTTTGGAAGAAGGGCTGATAGAAGAACTTAACTCCTTTAGTCCTATTACAGATTATACGGGCAAATTAGAACTGCACTTTTTGGGTCATAACTACAAACTCAAGGAGCCAAAGTACAGCGTCGAAGAAGCCAAACGGCGGGATAGTACTTATGCCGTCCAAATGTATGTTCCCACACGGCTGATTAATAAAGAAACCGGGGAAATCAAAGAGCAAGAGGTATTCATTGGTGATTTGCCTTTGATGACCGATCGCGGCACGTTTATTATTAACGGAGCCGAGCGGGTAATTGTCAATCAAATAGTGCGATCGCCAGGAGTCTACTACAAATCAGAAATCGACAAAAACGGGCGACGTACTTATTCAGCTAGCTTAATTCCTAACCGGGGAGCATGGCTGAAATTTGAAACAGACCGTAACGATTTGGTCTGGGTACGCATTGACAAAACCCGCAAACTCTCAGCGCAGGTACTCCTAAAAGCTTTAGGGTTATCAGACAACGAAATCTTTGACGCCTTACGCCACCCCGAATATTTCCAAAAAACCATCGAAAAAGAAGGGCAATTCTCTGAAGAAGAAGCCCTGATGGAGTTATATCGGAAACTGCGTCCTGGTGAACCACCCACGGTATTAGGTGGACAACAACTCCTTGATTCTCGTTTCTTTGACCCGAAACGTTATGACCTTGGTCGCGTTGGACGGTACAAACTCAACAAGAAATTGCGCCTTTCTGTCCCAGACACCATGCGGGTGTTGACTGCTGGCGATATCTTGGCAGCCGTAGATTACCTCATTAACCTAGAATATGACATCGGTAATATCGATGACATTGACCATTTAGGCAACCGTCGGGTGAGAAGCGTTGGCGAATTGCTGCAAAACCAAGTGCGGGTAGGCTTAAACCGCTTAGAGAGAATCATTCGGGAACGGATGACCGTATCCGATGCGGAAGTGCTAACTCCCGCTTCCTTGGTGAACCCCAAACCATTGGTAGCAGCAATTAAAGAATTCTTTGGTTCCAGCCAATTAAGTCAGTTCATGGATCAAACCAATCCCTTAGCAGAACTGACCCACAAACGCCGGCTCTCAGCCCTTGGCCCTGGTGGTTTAACCCGAGAACGCGCCGGTTTTGCCGTGCGGGATATTCATCCTAGTCACTATGGACGCATTTGCCCCATTGAGACACCAGAAGGCCCCAACGCCGGATTGATTGGCTCCTTAGCAACCCACGCGCGGGTTAACCTGTACGGCTTCCTCGAAACACCATTTAGACCTGTAGAAAATGGGCGAGTCAGATTTGATCTGCCTCCAGCCTACATGACAGCCGATGAAGAAGACGACCTGCGGGTTGCTCCGGGAGATATTCCTGTAGATGAAACTGGGCACATTATTGGGCCACTAGTGCCAGTCAGGTATCGCCAAGAATTTTCCACCACAACACCAGAACAGGTGGACTACGTAGCAGTATCTCCCGTACAGATTGTGTCGGTAGCAACCAGCATGATTCCTTTCTTGGAGCATGATGACGCTAACCGAGCGCTGATGGGATCGAACATGCAACGGCAAGCAGTACCTCTGCTCAAGCCAGAACGTCCTTTGGTGGGTACTGGTTTGGAAGCCCAAGGAGCAAGAGACTCCGGGATGGTGGTTGTATCGCGTACCGATGGCGATGTCACTTATGTGGATGCTACAGAAATTCGCGTCCGTCCGAAGCCTAATACCCCAGAAATTAAGTACACCCTTTCCAAGTACCAACGTTCCAACCAAGACACCTGTTTAAATCAGAAACCTCTCGTCCGCATTGGGGAACGGGTTGTTGCTGGTCAGGTATTGGCTGATGGCTCCTCCACCGAAGGCGGTGAATTGGCGCTAGGACAAAATATCGTCGTTGCCTATATGCCTTGGGAAGGCTACAACTACGAAGACGCGATTTTAATCTCTGAAAGACTGGTGCAGGATGATGTCTACACCTCAATTCACATTGAAAAATATGAAATTGAAGCTAGACAAACCAAACTGGGGCCAGAAGAAATCACCAGAGAAATTCCCAACGTCGGCGAAGATGCCTTGCGTCAGTTGGATGAACAGGGAATTATTCGCATTGGGGCATGGGTAGAAGCTGGTGATATCTTGGTAGGAAAAGTTACACCCAAGGGTGAATCTGACCAACCACCAGAAGAAAAACTGTTGCGGGCGATTTTCGGTGAGAAAGCACGGGATGTGCGGGATAATTCTCTGCGAGTACCAAACGGTGAAAAAGGTCGCGTAGTTGATGTGCGCTTGTTTACTCGTGAACAAGGCGATGAACTGCCACCAGGAGCCAATATGGTAGTCCGGGTTTATGTTGCTCAAAAACGCAAAATCCAAGTTGGCGACAAAATGGCAGGACGCCACGGTAATAAAGGGATTATTTCTCGGATATTACCGGCAGAAGATATGCCTTATTTGCCCGATGGTTCACCAGTGGATATTGTACTTAACCCCTTAGGTGTACCCAGCCGGATGAACGTCGGACAAGTATTTGAGTGCCTCTTGGGTTGGGCTGGTCAAACCTTGGGAGTGCGATTTAAAATTACTCCCTTTGATGAAATGTACGGTGAAGAGACATCCCGCCGAATCGTGCATGGCAAATTGCAAGAAGCACGAGACGAAACAGGGAAAGACTGGGTATATAACCCAGATAACCCAGGCAAAATCATGGTGTATGACGGTCGGACAGGTGAACCCTTTGACCGAGCAATTACCATCGGTGTGGCTTATATGCTCAAACTGGTGCATTTGGTGGATGATAAGATTCACGCCCGTTCCACAGGCCCATACTCACTGGTGACTCAGCAACCCTTGGGTGGTAAAGCACAACAAGGTGGTCAGAGGTTTGGAGAAATGGAAGTGTGGGCATTGGAAGCCTTTGGTGCCGCTTACACCTTACAGGAATTGCTCACAGTTAAATCTGACGATATGCAAGGACGGAATGAAGCGTTAAATGCGATCGTTAAAGGTAAGGCAATTCCTCGACCTGGAACCCCAGAATCCTTTAAGGTGTTAATGCGCGAGTTGCAATCATTGGGGTTAGACATTGCCGTACACAAGGTAGAAACTCAAACAGACGGCAGTTCCCTAGATGTAGAAGTCGATTTGATGGCAGACCAATCAGCACGTCGCACACCACCTCGACCAACTTATGAATCTCTTTCCCGCGAATCGCTGGATGATGACGAATAG
- a CDS encoding DNA-directed RNA polymerase subunit gamma, translated as MRPAQTNQFDYVKIGLASPERIRQWGERTLPNGQVVGEVTKPETINYRTLKPEMDGLFCERIFGPAKDWECHCGKYKRVRHRGIVCERCGVEVTESRVRRHRMGYIKLAAPVAHVWYLKGIPSYISILLDMPLRDVEQIVYFNSYVVLSPGNAETLTYKQLLSEDQWLEIEDQIYSEDSVLQGVEVGIGAEALLRLLADINLEQEAESLREEIGNAKGQKRAKLIKRLRVIDNFIATGSKPEWMVMAVIPVIPPDLRPMVQLDGGRFATSDLNDLYRRVINRNNRLARLQEILAPEIIVRNEKRMLQEAVDALIDNGRRGRTVVGANNRPLKSLSDIIEGKQGRFRQNLLGKRVDYSGRSVIVVGPKLKIHQCGLPREMAIELFQPFVINRLIRSGMVNNIKAAKKLISRNDPSVWDVLEEVIEGHPVMLNRAPTLHRLGIQSFEPILVEGRAIQLHPLVCPAFNADFDGDQMAVHVPLSLESQAEARLLMLASNNILSPATGRPIITPSQDMVLGAYYLTAENPGATKGAGNYFSSLEDVIMAFQQDQIDLHAYIYVRFDGEIESDQPDTEPVKVTENEDGTRTLLYKFRRVRQDAKGNVLSQYIYTTPGRVIYNNAIQEALAS; from the coding sequence ATGAGACCTGCCCAAACTAATCAGTTTGACTACGTAAAAATCGGCTTGGCTTCCCCGGAACGCATTCGCCAATGGGGCGAGAGAACATTGCCCAATGGTCAAGTAGTCGGTGAAGTTACCAAGCCAGAAACGATTAATTACCGAACTCTCAAGCCAGAAATGGATGGCTTGTTTTGTGAGCGCATCTTTGGCCCAGCGAAAGATTGGGAATGCCATTGTGGCAAGTATAAAAGAGTTCGTCACAGAGGTATTGTTTGTGAGCGCTGTGGGGTAGAAGTCACCGAGTCACGGGTGCGTCGCCACCGCATGGGCTATATTAAACTCGCTGCACCAGTAGCTCACGTCTGGTATCTCAAGGGTATTCCTAGCTATATTTCCATCCTGTTGGATATGCCCTTGCGGGATGTCGAGCAGATTGTCTATTTCAACTCTTATGTTGTCCTGAGTCCTGGTAATGCCGAAACTTTAACTTACAAACAACTACTGAGTGAAGACCAGTGGTTGGAAATAGAAGACCAAATTTATAGCGAAGATTCTGTCCTGCAAGGCGTAGAGGTAGGTATTGGTGCTGAAGCGCTGTTGCGTTTGCTTGCCGATATCAATTTAGAACAAGAAGCCGAAAGCCTACGCGAAGAAATTGGCAATGCTAAGGGACAAAAGAGAGCCAAGTTAATTAAGCGACTACGGGTAATTGACAACTTTATCGCTACTGGTTCAAAACCAGAGTGGATGGTAATGGCAGTTATTCCCGTGATTCCCCCCGACTTGCGCCCAATGGTGCAGCTAGATGGCGGACGGTTTGCCACGAGCGATTTGAATGATTTGTATCGGCGGGTAATTAACCGCAACAATCGTTTGGCACGCTTGCAGGAAATTTTGGCACCAGAAATTATTGTGCGGAACGAGAAGCGGATGCTGCAAGAAGCAGTGGATGCTTTGATTGACAATGGTCGTCGGGGACGCACTGTGGTAGGGGCAAATAACCGACCACTGAAATCTTTGTCCGACATTATTGAGGGTAAGCAAGGACGTTTCCGACAAAACTTGTTGGGTAAACGGGTTGACTACTCTGGACGTTCGGTAATTGTGGTCGGGCCAAAGCTGAAAATTCACCAGTGCGGTTTGCCTAGAGAAATGGCAATTGAGCTATTTCAGCCATTTGTAATTAACCGCCTGATTCGTAGCGGCATGGTAAATAACATCAAAGCTGCGAAAAAGCTGATATCGCGCAATGATCCCAGTGTTTGGGATGTGCTGGAAGAGGTGATTGAAGGACACCCTGTAATGCTAAACCGGGCACCAACGTTGCACCGTTTGGGTATTCAGTCTTTTGAACCGATTTTGGTAGAAGGTAGAGCGATTCAACTGCATCCTCTGGTGTGTCCAGCGTTTAACGCCGACTTTGACGGCGACCAAATGGCGGTACACGTTCCTCTATCGTTAGAAAGTCAGGCTGAAGCGCGGTTGTTGATGTTAGCTTCTAACAATATTTTGTCACCAGCCACGGGTAGACCGATCATCACGCCTAGCCAAGATATGGTGTTGGGAGCCTATTATTTAACAGCAGAAAATCCCGGTGCGACAAAAGGGGCAGGAAATTACTTTTCTTCGCTAGAGGATGTAATTATGGCTTTCCAGCAAGATCAAATTGACTTGCACGCCTATATCTATGTGCGGTTTGACGGTGAAATAGAATCAGATCAACCGGATACAGAACCCGTGAAAGTGACGGAAAACGAGGATGGTACGCGCACATTACTCTATAAGTTCCGTCGAGTCAGACAAGACGCTAAAGGCAATGTACTTTCTCAGTATATATACACAACTCCTGGCCGCGTTATTTACAACAATGCCATTCAGGAAGCACTAGCAAGTTAA
- a CDS encoding DNA-directed RNA polymerase subunit beta'', with the protein MTNEKMIFRNRVVDKGQLRNLISWAFTNYGTARTAVMADKLKDLGFRYATKAGVSISVDDLMIPPTKRLLLEAAEEEIRATETRYQRGEITEVERFQKVIDTWNGTSEALKDEVVVHFKKTNPLNSVYMMAFSGARGNISQVRQLVGMRGLMADPQGEIIDLPIKTNFREGLTVTEYIISSYGARKGLVDTALRTADSGYLTRRLVDVSQDVIIREFDCGTTRGIPIRPMTEGAKTLIPLGNRLMGRVIGEDVLHPVTKEVIAPRNTPVSEDLAKKIDKSGVAEVVLRSPLTCEAARSVCQHCYGWSLAHAKMVDLGEAVGIIAAQSIGEPGTQLTMRTFHTGGVFTGEVAQQVRSKIDGTVKLPRKLKTRTYRTRHGEDALYVEANGIMLLEPTKVGDVTPENQEVHLTQGSTLYVFDGNKVKQGQLLAEVALGGRTTRTNTEKAVKDVASDLAGEVQFAEVVPEQKTDRQGNTTTTAARGGLIWILSGEVYNLPPGAELVVKNGDAIASNGVLAETKLTSLHGGVVRLPEATPGKSTREIEIITASVVLDQATVTVQSSQGRNNYLVSTGNNQVFNLRATPGTKVQNGQVVAELIDDRYRTTTGGFLKFAGVEVQKKGKAKLGYEVVQGGTLLWIPEESHEVNKDISLLLVEDGQFVEAGTEVVKDIFCQNSGVIEVTQKNDILREVVVKPGELLMVDDPESVIGRDNTFIQPGEEFQGNVATELRYIQYVETPEGPALLSRPVVEFAVPDNPDVPSTTSVSQQTGRSIQLRAVQRLPYKDSERVKSVEGVELLRTQLVLEIEQEGEQDHNASPLAADIELVEDTEDPEVQRLQLVILESLVIRRDITADATQGSTQTTLEVHDGLTIAPGSVVARTQILCKEGGEVRGVRQGTENVRRCLVLRDADRLTINTSTQPKVKVGDLLVEGTEVAPGVFAPESGQVVDVKKLGVKSEELGVNSETPNSSLQTQNYVVTTRIGRPYRVSPGAVLQIEDGDLVQRGDNLVLLVFERAKTGDIIQGLPRIEELLEARKPKEACILCRRGGEVKVVYAESGDEAIAIKVVESNGVVTDYPLGPGQNLIVPDGSIVLAGQPLTDGPSNPHEILEIFFSLGSEDGIYACASHALQKVQSFLVNEVQMVYQSQGIDISDKHIEVIVRQMTNKVRIDDGGDTTMLPGELVELRQVEQVNEAMAITGGARAQYTPVLLGITKASLNTDSFISAASFQETTRVLTEAAIEGKSDWLRGLKENVIIGRLIPAGTGYNTYEEPGAIEDYAAEITSSVLDEVDDPLDMVLDDRTARTYNLDSPTLGESGFGSRRAERSVLDDEDELIADEVVDDDDFEEVEEDDEDDFDDE; encoded by the coding sequence ATGACTAACGAAAAAATGATTTTTCGCAATCGGGTGGTTGATAAGGGTCAGCTGAGAAATTTAATTTCTTGGGCTTTTACAAATTATGGTACAGCGCGAACCGCAGTGATGGCGGACAAATTGAAAGATTTGGGATTTCGCTACGCTACCAAGGCAGGGGTATCCATCAGTGTAGATGACTTGATGATACCACCAACTAAGCGATTGCTCTTAGAAGCAGCTGAAGAAGAAATTCGCGCTACTGAAACCCGTTATCAACGGGGAGAAATCACTGAAGTAGAACGCTTCCAAAAGGTAATCGATACTTGGAATGGTACTAGTGAAGCGTTGAAAGATGAAGTCGTCGTCCACTTCAAGAAGACTAATCCCCTGAACTCCGTATACATGATGGCATTCTCCGGGGCACGGGGTAACATCTCTCAAGTGCGGCAATTGGTGGGGATGCGGGGACTGATGGCAGATCCTCAAGGGGAAATTATCGATTTGCCCATCAAAACCAATTTCCGTGAAGGTTTAACTGTAACGGAATACATTATTTCGTCTTACGGTGCCAGAAAAGGATTGGTAGATACTGCCTTGCGGACGGCTGACTCTGGTTATCTCACCCGGCGTTTGGTGGACGTATCTCAGGATGTGATTATTCGGGAATTTGACTGCGGTACCACGAGAGGAATTCCCATTCGACCAATGACAGAAGGTGCTAAAACCTTGATCCCTCTAGGAAACCGCTTGATGGGACGGGTAATTGGCGAAGATGTGCTGCATCCGGTGACAAAAGAAGTAATTGCACCACGCAATACCCCAGTTTCTGAGGACTTGGCTAAGAAAATCGACAAATCTGGGGTGGCAGAAGTTGTGCTGCGGAGTCCCCTAACTTGTGAAGCGGCACGTTCTGTCTGTCAACACTGCTACGGCTGGAGTTTAGCCCACGCCAAGATGGTGGACTTGGGCGAAGCTGTGGGGATTATTGCTGCCCAAAGTATCGGCGAACCTGGTACTCAGTTAACCATGCGGACATTCCACACAGGTGGGGTGTTTACTGGAGAAGTGGCGCAACAAGTTCGTTCTAAAATCGATGGGACTGTCAAGCTTCCCCGCAAACTGAAGACTAGAACATATCGTACCCGCCACGGGGAAGATGCCCTCTATGTTGAGGCTAATGGCATCATGCTTTTGGAGCCAACAAAAGTAGGTGATGTTACCCCAGAGAACCAAGAGGTTCATCTGACCCAAGGTTCAACACTATATGTATTTGATGGAAATAAGGTAAAACAAGGTCAGTTGTTGGCAGAGGTTGCCCTTGGTGGACGCACAACTCGGACTAATACAGAAAAAGCAGTTAAAGATGTAGCCTCTGACTTAGCAGGGGAAGTGCAATTTGCCGAAGTTGTTCCAGAACAAAAAACTGACCGTCAAGGTAATACCACAACCACAGCCGCACGCGGTGGTTTGATTTGGATTTTGTCTGGGGAAGTTTATAACTTGCCCCCTGGTGCAGAATTGGTGGTGAAAAATGGTGATGCGATCGCTTCTAATGGAGTTTTAGCAGAAACCAAGTTAACCAGTTTGCACGGCGGTGTGGTGCGTTTGCCAGAAGCTACCCCAGGTAAGAGTACCAGGGAAATTGAAATTATCACTGCTTCTGTGGTATTAGACCAAGCAACGGTGACAGTCCAAAGTTCCCAAGGGCGCAATAACTACTTAGTCTCTACTGGTAACAATCAAGTATTTAACCTCAGAGCTACACCAGGCACAAAAGTGCAAAATGGTCAAGTGGTAGCCGAGTTAATTGATGATCGCTATCGGACAACCACTGGTGGTTTCCTAAAATTCGCAGGTGTAGAAGTCCAGAAAAAAGGCAAAGCCAAGCTTGGTTATGAAGTCGTGCAAGGCGGTACTCTTTTGTGGATTCCCGAAGAAAGCCACGAAGTTAATAAAGATATTTCCTTGCTGTTGGTAGAAGATGGTCAGTTTGTAGAAGCTGGCACCGAGGTAGTAAAAGATATTTTCTGCCAAAACAGTGGTGTGATAGAAGTTACCCAGAAAAACGACATCCTGCGGGAAGTGGTGGTTAAGCCTGGGGAACTGCTGATGGTGGACGATCCAGAATCAGTTATTGGGCGAGATAACACCTTCATCCAACCAGGTGAGGAATTCCAAGGTAACGTCGCCACGGAATTGCGTTATATCCAGTATGTGGAGACACCAGAAGGGCCTGCCCTGTTGAGTCGTCCAGTTGTTGAGTTTGCCGTACCTGATAATCCAGATGTGCCATCAACTACATCGGTGAGCCAACAAACCGGGCGATCAATTCAATTGCGGGCTGTGCAGCGACTACCTTACAAAGATTCAGAACGCGTCAAATCTGTTGAAGGCGTGGAACTGCTGCGAACCCAGCTAGTGCTGGAAATTGAGCAAGAAGGGGAACAAGACCATAATGCTTCACCCCTTGCAGCAGATATTGAATTAGTAGAGGATACTGAAGACCCAGAAGTTCAACGTTTACAACTGGTAATTTTGGAATCCTTGGTAATTCGTCGAGACATTACCGCCGATGCCACCCAAGGTAGCACCCAAACCACACTTGAGGTACACGATGGGCTTACCATCGCCCCTGGATCTGTGGTTGCACGTACCCAAATTTTATGTAAAGAAGGCGGGGAAGTGCGGGGTGTTCGACAAGGAACCGAAAACGTGCGTCGCTGCTTGGTATTACGCGATGCTGATAGGCTGACCATTAATACTAGTACTCAGCCAAAGGTAAAAGTGGGTGACTTGCTAGTAGAAGGTACAGAAGTTGCTCCTGGAGTTTTTGCCCCAGAATCAGGGCAAGTAGTGGACGTTAAAAAGTTAGGAGTTAAGAGTGAGGAGTTAGGAGTTAATTCCGAAACTCCTAACTCCTCACTTCAAACTCAGAACTATGTTGTTACTACCCGTATCGGTCGCCCTTATCGAGTCAGCCCTGGTGCTGTGTTGCAGATAGAAGACGGCGATTTGGTACAACGGGGTGATAACTTGGTGTTGTTGGTGTTTGAACGCGCCAAAACCGGAGATATTATTCAAGGTTTGCCCCGGATTGAAGAACTACTTGAAGCTCGTAAACCCAAAGAAGCGTGCATTTTATGTCGCCGGGGGGGTGAAGTTAAGGTAGTTTACGCTGAAAGTGGTGATGAAGCGATCGCTATCAAGGTCGTAGAATCAAATGGCGTGGTAACAGATTATCCTCTAGGCCCAGGACAAAATTTGATTGTGCCAGATGGATCGATTGTGTTAGCGGGACAACCATTAACCGATGGCCCATCCAATCCCCACGAAATTTTGGAAATCTTCTTTAGCCTGGGTTCCGAAGATGGAATCTATGCTTGTGCTAGCCATGCTTTGCAGAAGGTACAGTCATTCTTGGTGAATGAAGTGCAAATGGTGTATCAATCTCAAGGAATTGATATTTCCGATAAACACATTGAAGTCATTGTTCGCCAGATGACCAATAAAGTCAGGATTGATGATGGTGGTGACACCACTATGCTTCCTGGTGAATTGGTAGAACTGCGCCAAGTTGAGCAGGTAAATGAAGCTATGGCAATCACAGGCGGTGCTAGGGCACAGTATACCCCAGTATTGTTGGGGATCACCAAAGCATCGTTGAATACCGACAGCTTTATTTCCGCCGCATCTTTCCAAGAGACAACACGGGTACTTACCGAAGCAGCGATCGAAGGCAAATCCGACTGGCTGCGAGGATTAAAGGAAAACGTGATTATCGGGCGGTTGATTCCGGCGGGTACTGGCTACAATACCTATGAAGAACCCGGTGCGATTGAAGACTATGCTGCTGAAATTACCAGTAGTGTCTTGGATGAAGTCGATGATCCCCTAGATATGGTCTTAGATGACCGCACAGCTCGCACCTATAATTTAGATTCTCCTACTCTTGGGGAATCTGGTTTTGGTAGCAGACGTGCAGAAAGGTCAGTTCTAGATGACGAAGATGAATTAATCGCCGATGAAGTCGTAGACGACGACGATTTTGAGGAAGTAGAGGAAGACGACGAGGATGATTTCGACGACGAATAG
- a CDS encoding Uma2 family endonuclease: MVATPNSSYISPEDYLKGEETSPIKHEYRQGHVYAMAGASNTHVIISGNLFAMLRNHLRGSGCQAYISDTKAHIESINIYYYPDVIVSCDQRDKAFNNFLRYPSLIVEVLSPTTEAFDRGDKFADYRQMESLQEYVLVSQSRLNVECFRRNPERQWVLYPYGQEDIIHLASVDFRCAVADLYEDVTFESP; encoded by the coding sequence ATGGTTGCAACTCCAAATTCTAGCTATATTTCTCCAGAAGACTATCTCAAAGGAGAAGAAACCAGTCCTATCAAGCATGAATATAGACAGGGACATGTTTATGCAATGGCAGGAGCAAGTAATACGCATGTAATTATTAGCGGCAATCTGTTTGCTATGCTAAGAAATCATTTGCGTGGAAGTGGTTGTCAGGCTTATATCTCAGACACCAAAGCACATATTGAGTCAATTAATATCTATTACTATCCCGATGTTATAGTAAGTTGTGACCAACGAGACAAAGCTTTTAACAACTTTCTGCGTTATCCTTCGTTAATTGTAGAAGTGCTATCTCCGACAACAGAAGCCTTTGACCGAGGTGATAAATTTGCTGACTACCGACAGATGGAGTCACTTCAGGAATATGTACTTGTGAGTCAAAGTCGGTTAAATGTTGAATGTTTTCGCCGTAACCCAGAGAGACAATGGGTACTTTATCCCTATGGGCAAGAAGATATCATTCATTTGGCCAGTGTAGATTTTCGGTGTGCTGTTGCAGATTTATATGAGGATGTTACTTTTGAATCCCCGTAA
- a CDS encoding response regulator, with protein MASHQKINQETELNSLQQLIGTLILLVEDEPDIADLLTFVLEADGAEVIALTDAEAALALVESLHPDILLCNVKLPDHDGNWLIEQIRVHSCSSLRQLPAIAITSYTREVSIHKALNAGFDRFLVKLESPEEIVGEIVHLLSTDL; from the coding sequence ATGGCAAGCCATCAAAAAATCAATCAAGAAACTGAGTTAAATTCGCTCCAGCAGCTTATTGGAACCCTGATTTTACTGGTAGAGGATGAGCCAGATATTGCAGATTTGCTCACCTTCGTTTTGGAAGCAGATGGTGCAGAGGTGATCGCTTTAACCGATGCAGAAGCAGCCCTTGCCTTGGTAGAATCGCTTCATCCCGATATTCTGTTGTGCAATGTGAAATTGCCCGATCATGATGGAAATTGGTTAATTGAGCAAATTCGAGTGCATTCTTGCTCATCCTTAAGACAGTTACCTGCGATCGCTATCACTTCTTATACACGGGAAGTCTCAATTCATAAGGCTTTGAATGCTGGCTTTGATCGATTTTTAGTCAAGCTTGAGAGTCCAGAGGAAATCGTAGGTGAGATTGTTCACCTGCTATCTACCGATCTTTAA